One Sediminicola sp. YIK13 DNA segment encodes these proteins:
- a CDS encoding ABC transporter ATP-binding protein, translating to METILSVNHLTKKFGHLTAVNDLSFTIEKGNVYGILGPNGSGKSTTLGIVLNVVNKTSGSFDWFNGSVSTHDALKKVGAIIERPNFYPYMTAVQNLKLVCKIKNVSIDKIEEKLEMVGLLDRKNSKFQTYSLGMKQRLAIASALLNDPEILILDEPTNGLDPQGIHQIRQIIKEIASQGTTILLASHLLDEVEKVCSHVVILRKGEKLYSGPVDGMLGSHGFFELKTSDLKGLGDYLKQDPHFSAIKEENGLITAFLSKDLAAEELNAQLFKKGIVLSHMVKRKESLEEQFLTLTKNAPQLVNAN from the coding sequence TTGGAAACCATCCTCTCTGTAAACCATTTGACTAAAAAATTTGGGCATCTCACCGCCGTGAACGACCTATCATTTACCATTGAAAAAGGCAATGTATACGGAATACTAGGACCCAATGGAAGTGGAAAATCCACAACCTTGGGCATTGTATTGAATGTTGTCAATAAAACCAGTGGATCTTTTGATTGGTTCAATGGCAGTGTTTCCACCCACGACGCACTTAAAAAAGTTGGCGCCATCATAGAGCGTCCTAATTTCTATCCTTACATGACGGCTGTACAAAACCTAAAACTGGTCTGCAAAATAAAAAATGTAAGTATCGATAAGATAGAGGAAAAGCTGGAAATGGTTGGCCTCCTAGATAGGAAAAACAGTAAATTCCAGACCTATTCGTTGGGTATGAAACAACGGCTGGCCATCGCCTCTGCCCTGTTGAACGACCCGGAAATACTAATTTTGGATGAACCTACAAACGGATTGGATCCTCAAGGAATTCATCAAATCAGGCAGATCATCAAAGAAATTGCTTCCCAAGGAACCACCATCCTATTAGCTTCACATTTGTTGGATGAAGTAGAAAAGGTTTGCAGCCATGTTGTGATCCTAAGAAAAGGGGAAAAATTATATTCAGGGCCTGTTGACGGTATGCTGGGAAGTCACGGTTTTTTTGAATTAAAAACCAGTGACCTAAAAGGTTTGGGAGATTATTTAAAACAAGACCCCCATTTTAGTGCCATCAAAGAGGAAAATGGACTCATTACTGCCTTTCTATCCAAAGATCTAGCTGCAGAGGAGCTCAACGCACAACTCTTTAAAAAAGGCATTGTGCTTTCGCATATGGTAAAGCGCAAGGAAAGTCTGGAGGAACAATTTTTGACCTTGACAAAAAACGCACCACAACTGGTCAACGCCAACTAA
- a CDS encoding ABC transporter permease codes for MKRLLEIEFIKLWNNRASKALIISYFILLTSIALIAAVKFDIGPIKFHLAEQGIFNFPYIWHFNTYITAIFKLFLAIVIVSMMANEYSNKTIKQNLIDGLSKKEFVLSKFLTVISFSLVSTIFVFVVSLILGLVYSDYNEVSIIFSELEYLFAFFIKLVGFFSFCLFLGILVKRSAFALGFLILWSIFENLGIRFLVWGLIGKEASEKVLDFLPLESMSNLVKEPFSRLGAVQSVAKQIGEEFKMDYVVHWYEILIVLFWTGCFIYGSYALLKKRDL; via the coding sequence ATGAAAAGATTATTAGAAATAGAATTTATAAAACTTTGGAACAATAGAGCGAGTAAGGCCCTGATCATATCTTATTTTATCTTGCTTACCTCAATAGCCTTGATAGCGGCCGTTAAATTTGATATCGGCCCTATTAAGTTTCATTTGGCTGAACAGGGCATTTTCAATTTTCCTTATATCTGGCATTTCAACACGTATATCACTGCCATTTTTAAATTGTTCTTGGCCATTGTCATAGTATCTATGATGGCCAATGAATATAGTAACAAAACCATAAAACAAAATCTTATAGACGGCCTTTCAAAAAAGGAATTTGTCCTATCTAAATTCCTGACAGTCATTTCATTTTCTTTGGTGTCCACCATTTTTGTTTTTGTGGTCTCTTTGATCTTGGGTCTGGTCTATTCCGATTACAATGAAGTTTCCATCATCTTTTCTGAATTGGAATATTTATTTGCTTTTTTTATAAAGTTGGTAGGCTTCTTTTCCTTCTGCCTCTTTTTGGGCATCTTGGTCAAGCGCTCTGCATTTGCCTTGGGATTTTTGATTTTATGGTCCATTTTTGAAAATTTGGGAATCCGTTTTCTCGTATGGGGGCTTATTGGAAAAGAGGCTTCTGAAAAAGTCTTGGATTTTCTTCCATTGGAATCCATGTCCAATTTGGTAAAAGAGCCGTTTTCCAGATTGGGTGCTGTCCAATCCGTGGCCAAGCAAATTGGCGAAGAATTCAAAATGGATTATGTAGTACACTGGTATGAAATACTCATAGTGCTGTTCTGGACGGGTTGTTTCATTTACGGGTCCTATGCCTTGTTGAAAAAGCGGGATTTATAA
- the uvrB gene encoding excinuclease ABC subunit UvrB, translating to MKFKVVSEFKPTGDQPRAIKELVEGIHSKEQYQTLLGVTGSGKTFTVANVVESVQKPTLVLAHNKTLAAQLYSEFKQFFPENAVEYFVSYYDYYQPEAYIPTSGTYIEKDLSINEDIEKLRLSTTSSLLSGRRDVLVVASVSCLYGIGNPVEFQKNVISIHKDQVISRTKFLHQLVQSLYSRTTADFRNGNFRVKGDVVDVFPSYADHAFRIHFFGDEIEEIEAFDPFKNKVVEIYENLNIYPANMFVTSPDILQNAIHQIQDDLVKQIAYFQEIGKPLEAKRLEERTNFDLEMIRELGYCSGIENYSRYLDGRQAGTRPFCLLDYFPDDYLMIIDESHVTIPQVHAMYGGDRSRKVNLVDYGFRLPAAMDNRPLKFEEFEALQNQTIYVSATPADYELQLSQGVYVEQVIRPTGLLDPIIEIRPSQNQIDDLVEEIQLRVERDERTLVTTLTKRMAEELAKYLTRISVRCRYIHSDVDTLERVEIMQDLRKGIFDVLIGVNLLREGLDLPEVSLVAILDADKEGFLRSSRSLTQTVGRAARNLNGRAIMYADKITASMQKTIDETNYRREKQIAYNTENNLVPVALNKSLDNALTKNSVSAYHFEKEEMRAAEPDLKYITTEQKEQIIRDKRKAMEKAAKELDFMQAAKLRDEIKMLQEQE from the coding sequence ATGAAATTCAAAGTAGTATCGGAATTTAAACCTACCGGAGACCAGCCTAGGGCCATAAAGGAATTGGTTGAAGGAATTCATTCAAAGGAACAGTACCAAACCCTGTTGGGTGTCACTGGATCTGGCAAAACCTTTACTGTCGCCAACGTGGTTGAGTCTGTTCAAAAGCCTACCTTGGTGTTGGCACACAACAAAACATTGGCAGCCCAACTGTATTCGGAATTCAAACAGTTCTTTCCAGAAAATGCCGTAGAGTACTTTGTTTCTTATTACGATTATTACCAACCGGAAGCATATATTCCTACCTCAGGTACTTATATTGAAAAGGACCTCTCCATTAATGAGGATATAGAAAAGCTGCGATTAAGCACCACCTCCTCCTTGCTCTCTGGGCGAAGAGATGTTTTGGTAGTGGCCTCGGTCTCTTGTTTGTACGGGATAGGGAACCCGGTGGAATTTCAGAAAAATGTGATCTCTATCCATAAGGACCAAGTCATTTCTAGGACAAAATTTTTACATCAACTTGTACAGAGTTTATATTCCCGAACTACGGCCGATTTCAGGAACGGCAATTTTAGGGTAAAGGGCGATGTTGTGGATGTATTCCCCAGTTATGCCGACCATGCCTTTAGAATCCATTTTTTTGGAGACGAGATAGAAGAAATAGAAGCGTTCGATCCATTTAAGAACAAGGTGGTGGAGATATACGAAAACCTTAATATCTACCCTGCAAACATGTTTGTCACCTCTCCAGACATCTTGCAAAATGCCATTCATCAAATCCAAGATGACCTGGTTAAACAGATCGCTTATTTTCAAGAAATTGGAAAACCCCTGGAAGCCAAACGCTTGGAGGAGCGCACCAATTTTGATTTGGAGATGATCAGGGAATTAGGGTATTGCTCGGGTATTGAAAACTACTCCCGCTATCTGGATGGAAGGCAAGCTGGAACGCGACCTTTCTGCCTGCTGGATTACTTTCCTGACGATTATCTTATGATCATCGATGAAAGCCACGTTACCATTCCACAGGTTCACGCCATGTACGGTGGTGATAGATCTAGAAAGGTAAATTTGGTGGATTATGGCTTTAGATTACCCGCCGCCATGGACAACAGGCCATTAAAGTTTGAAGAGTTTGAAGCCTTACAGAACCAAACAATATACGTGAGTGCCACCCCTGCGGATTATGAATTACAATTGAGTCAAGGGGTATATGTAGAACAGGTCATTCGCCCTACGGGACTTTTGGATCCAATTATTGAAATACGCCCCAGCCAAAACCAAATCGATGACCTTGTTGAGGAGATACAACTGCGGGTAGAAAGAGATGAAAGGACCCTTGTCACCACCCTGACCAAGCGTATGGCGGAAGAGCTTGCTAAATATTTGACACGGATCAGTGTAAGGTGTCGCTATATCCATAGTGATGTGGACACCTTGGAACGCGTTGAAATCATGCAGGATCTACGAAAGGGTATTTTTGATGTGCTTATTGGGGTCAACCTGCTTAGGGAAGGATTAGATTTACCGGAAGTTTCTTTGGTAGCAATTTTGGATGCAGATAAGGAGGGATTCCTTCGTAGTTCGCGGTCCTTGACCCAAACTGTGGGAAGGGCAGCTAGAAATCTTAACGGCCGGGCTATCATGTATGCCGATAAGATCACTGCAAGTATGCAAAAAACCATAGATGAAACCAATTACAGGAGGGAAAAACAAATAGCCTATAATACCGAAAACAATTTAGTACCCGTGGCACTGAACAAAAGCTTGGACAATGCCCTGACAAAAAACTCGGTCTCCGCCTACCATTTTGAGAAGGAGGAAATGCGGGCTGCAGAACCGGACCTAAAATATATTACAACGGAGCAGAAGGAACAAATCATCAGGGACAAAAGAAAGGCCATGGAAAAAGCGGCCAAAGAGCTTGATTTTATGCAGGCAGCGAAGTTAAGGGATGAGATCAAAATGCTTCAAGAACAGGAATAA
- a CDS encoding M20/M25/M40 family metallo-hydrolase, with protein MKKTRNQSIVHLFLFCLFVVIGHSQTLSKEKILNSSQKHFPEAVLQLKSFLEIPNDGHFPEQIQANLTKCQELFTDLEFTSQVIHTEGAPLLFSEKIYHKKAKTVLFYLQIDGQPVDSTKWDQKSPFLPVLKEPIGDGQWKDISFERLKTAYNPEWRIFARSSSDSKGPAMSLISALKILKNNKRKPAYNIKVIMDFQEELGSPLLPKAVEQNQDLLKADMVLIMDGTRHLSNLPTLTYGARGIATATLKVFGPNVPLHSGQYGNFAPNPVFNTARLLGKLKDENGRVTLPGFYDGISLSEAEKTLLKSLPENLDSIKRELGIAAYDNVGATYQESLQYPSLNIRGLEAAYVGKEVRTIIPNEVIVEIDMRLVPESDGDKLMNSLRQFIVNEGYHLVDGIPSEEERSNHSKLASFTYKLGSKAFRTDFDTNAGKMLNKALNRIFGDEIVNMRTTGGSQPIGAFIETLGIPAVSIRIPNPDNNIHGPNENLRMGNYLEGIQSCLAILDEPIPN; from the coding sequence ATGAAAAAAACAAGAAATCAATCAATCGTTCACCTATTCTTGTTTTGTCTATTTGTGGTCATTGGTCATTCCCAAACCCTTTCAAAAGAAAAAATACTCAATTCATCACAGAAACATTTTCCGGAAGCCGTCCTGCAATTAAAATCCTTCTTGGAAATACCAAATGATGGCCATTTTCCAGAACAGATACAGGCCAATCTAACCAAATGCCAGGAATTGTTTACAGACTTGGAATTTACTTCCCAAGTGATCCATACGGAGGGAGCACCCTTGCTATTTTCAGAAAAAATCTATCATAAAAAGGCAAAAACTGTCCTTTTTTATTTGCAGATAGACGGTCAACCTGTGGACTCCACCAAATGGGACCAAAAAAGCCCTTTCCTTCCGGTTTTAAAAGAACCTATCGGGGATGGTCAATGGAAGGACATCAGTTTTGAGCGCTTAAAAACAGCATACAATCCGGAATGGAGAATTTTTGCACGTTCTTCTTCCGACTCCAAAGGTCCGGCCATGTCCTTGATCTCTGCCCTAAAAATTTTAAAGAACAATAAAAGAAAACCGGCGTACAATATCAAGGTGATTATGGATTTCCAAGAAGAACTGGGTTCTCCCCTTTTACCTAAGGCCGTCGAACAAAATCAAGACCTCCTAAAAGCAGATATGGTATTGATCATGGATGGCACAAGGCATTTGTCCAATTTACCCACCCTAACCTATGGTGCCAGAGGAATTGCAACGGCAACCTTAAAAGTTTTTGGACCAAATGTACCGTTGCACAGTGGCCAGTATGGTAATTTTGCCCCTAATCCAGTATTCAATACCGCTCGATTACTTGGGAAATTAAAGGATGAGAATGGGCGGGTTACCTTACCTGGATTTTATGATGGGATAAGTTTATCGGAAGCTGAAAAGACACTATTGAAAAGTCTTCCGGAAAATCTGGACAGTATTAAGCGCGAATTGGGTATTGCAGCGTACGATAATGTTGGAGCCACCTATCAAGAATCCCTTCAATACCCTTCGTTAAATATTAGGGGACTGGAAGCGGCCTATGTGGGTAAGGAAGTACGCACTATAATCCCCAATGAGGTTATCGTTGAAATTGATATGCGGTTGGTGCCAGAATCCGATGGAGATAAACTGATGAATTCCCTGAGACAATTTATCGTAAATGAGGGATATCACCTTGTGGATGGCATTCCCTCCGAAGAGGAAAGAAGCAACCACTCTAAATTGGCTTCCTTTACCTATAAATTGGGATCTAAGGCGTTTAGAACTGATTTCGATACCAATGCCGGAAAAATGCTCAATAAGGCTTTGAATCGCATCTTTGGCGATGAGATTGTAAATATGAGAACAACGGGAGGGTCACAACCCATAGGTGCCTTTATTGAAACTTTGGGAATTCCTGCAGTCTCCATAAGAATACCCAATCCAGATAATAACATACATGGGCCAAATGAAAATTTGCGAATGGGAAACTACTTGGAAGGCATACAAAGTTGTCTAGCCATTTTGGACGAACCCATACCCAATTAA
- a CDS encoding Hsp20/alpha crystallin family protein — protein MSTIKRNHPLFPSLMNEIFKPDWFGGLDTHNSTVPAVNIKESETNFELELAVPGRKKEDFNIEMDHDVLTISSEIKHEDETTEEQYTRREFSYSSFKRAFTLPDTVDSENINASYEDGILKFVLPKKEEALPKPKRMIEIS, from the coding sequence ATGAGTACCATTAAAAGAAATCACCCACTATTTCCATCTTTGATGAATGAAATTTTTAAGCCGGATTGGTTTGGAGGTTTGGATACCCATAACAGTACCGTACCTGCAGTGAACATTAAAGAAAGCGAAACTAATTTTGAATTGGAACTGGCAGTTCCAGGCAGGAAGAAAGAAGATTTTAATATAGAAATGGATCATGATGTCCTGACTATTTCTTCAGAGATCAAACATGAAGATGAGACTACTGAAGAACAGTATACGAGAAGGGAATTTTCGTACTCCTCCTTTAAAAGGGCTTTTACATTGCCAGACACCGTCGATTCCGAAAATATCAATGCATCTTATGAAGATGGGATCTTAAAATTTGTTCTTCCAAAAAAAGAAGAGGCCTTGCCAAAACCAAAGAGAATGATCGAAATTTCCTAA
- a CDS encoding DUF1456 family protein, translating to MTNNDIFKKLRVALMLRDDEIVEILKLVDFQISKSEIGALFRKEDHPKYVECGDQILRNFLNGLVIHLRGTKENPKIPKEVLYGAKKTESQPEKPTAKPAYKTRPKKENIPDISYVKYKNKKKS from the coding sequence ATGACCAATAACGACATCTTTAAGAAACTTAGGGTAGCCTTGATGCTACGTGATGATGAAATAGTTGAAATCTTGAAGTTGGTAGATTTTCAAATATCCAAAAGTGAAATAGGCGCCCTTTTCAGAAAGGAAGACCACCCAAAATATGTGGAATGCGGTGATCAAATATTACGTAATTTTTTAAATGGGCTAGTGATACACCTTAGGGGTACAAAAGAAAATCCTAAAATCCCCAAAGAAGTGCTTTACGGTGCTAAAAAAACAGAATCCCAGCCTGAGAAACCTACTGCTAAGCCTGCCTATAAAACAAGACCGAAGAAGGAGAACATACCTGATATCAGCTATGTAAAGTATAAAAACAAAAAAAAGTCCTGA
- the sucC gene encoding ADP-forming succinate--CoA ligase subunit beta, with product MNLHEYQGKEILASFGVRIQRGIVAHNAAEAVEAAKQLTEETGTGWHVIKAQVHAGGRGKGGGVKLAKNLREVEEIAGNIIGMNLVTPQTSAEGKKVHQVLVAEDVYYPGASETSEFYVSVLLNRGTGRNMIMYSTEGGMDIEEVAEKTPHLIYTEEIDPAVGLMPFQARKIAFNLGLSGTAFKEMTKFITALYNAYVESDSNMFEINPVLKTSDDKIMAVDAKVSIDDNALYRRKQYAEMRDLREENAIEVEAREVGLNYVDLDGNVGCMVNGAGLAMATMDLIKMAGGEPANFLDVGGTADAKRVEEAFRIILKDDNVKAILINIFGGIVRCDRVAQGVVDAYKNMGDAIKVPIIVRLQGTNAELAKEIIDNSGLAVHSAVQFQEAADKVKAVLA from the coding sequence ATGAATCTTCACGAATATCAAGGAAAAGAAATATTAGCAAGTTTTGGTGTACGTATCCAACGAGGAATCGTGGCACATAATGCAGCCGAAGCCGTTGAGGCCGCTAAACAACTTACCGAGGAAACAGGAACAGGATGGCATGTGATCAAAGCACAGGTTCATGCTGGTGGACGTGGTAAAGGTGGCGGTGTAAAACTTGCCAAGAACTTGAGGGAAGTAGAAGAGATTGCAGGAAATATTATAGGGATGAACCTTGTTACACCTCAAACTTCAGCAGAAGGTAAAAAGGTACACCAGGTATTGGTTGCAGAGGATGTATATTATCCTGGTGCAAGTGAAACATCTGAATTTTATGTTTCCGTTCTTTTGAACAGAGGTACTGGAAGAAATATGATCATGTATTCTACCGAAGGTGGAATGGATATTGAAGAGGTAGCGGAAAAAACACCTCACTTAATTTATACGGAAGAAATTGATCCTGCTGTTGGTCTAATGCCATTTCAAGCCAGGAAAATAGCATTTAATCTAGGACTTTCTGGAACTGCTTTTAAAGAGATGACAAAATTTATCACTGCCTTGTACAACGCTTATGTGGAAAGTGATTCAAATATGTTTGAAATAAACCCGGTCCTTAAAACTTCAGATGACAAGATCATGGCTGTTGATGCCAAGGTGTCTATTGATGATAATGCATTGTACAGAAGAAAGCAATATGCAGAGATGCGCGATCTAAGGGAAGAGAATGCCATTGAGGTGGAAGCAAGGGAAGTAGGCCTCAATTATGTTGACCTTGATGGTAATGTTGGATGTATGGTAAACGGGGCCGGCTTGGCAATGGCTACCATGGATTTAATTAAAATGGCCGGTGGTGAGCCTGCCAACTTCTTGGACGTAGGAGGTACTGCAGATGCCAAACGTGTAGAAGAGGCTTTCCGTATCATCTTAAAGGACGACAATGTAAAGGCTATTCTGATCAATATCTTCGGAGGAATCGTAAGATGTGACAGGGTTGCACAAGGTGTTGTAGATGCTTACAAAAACATGGGAGATGCCATAAAGGTGCCTATCATCGTTCGTTTACAAGGGACCAATGCAGAATTGGCCAAAGAAATCATAGACAACTCAGGCTTGGCTGTTCATTCAGCGGTTCAGTTCCAAGAGGCTGCAGATAAGGTAAAAGCTGTTTTGGCTTAA
- a CDS encoding LON peptidase substrate-binding domain-containing protein: MKLPMFPLQSVFFPGERVALHIFEERYKQLIQDCMAEALTFGIPVYIDNTVAYGTEMQLVEIVHTYPNGEMDVVCQAKRVFKVVTFDNEMDDKLYAGGVVTFLDYIEDGLESQTEAVIEYTKTLYRLMDIPFDHIYKGELHIHKLIHKIGLTLRQEYHLLKMVHQSEQLIYIRSHLIATTEVLKQVNHMKDVIEMNGHFKNFDPLDFKDFKI, encoded by the coding sequence ATGAAGCTCCCCATGTTTCCTCTTCAGTCCGTATTCTTTCCAGGTGAAAGAGTGGCCCTTCACATTTTTGAAGAGCGGTACAAGCAATTGATCCAAGATTGTATGGCAGAGGCTTTGACCTTTGGTATTCCTGTTTATATTGATAATACGGTGGCATACGGTACGGAAATGCAGTTGGTAGAAATTGTACATACCTATCCCAATGGAGAAATGGACGTTGTTTGTCAAGCCAAGAGGGTTTTTAAGGTCGTAACATTCGATAATGAAATGGACGATAAACTCTATGCAGGAGGAGTTGTTACGTTTTTAGATTATATAGAAGACGGTTTGGAGTCGCAAACAGAAGCCGTAATAGAATATACCAAAACCTTATATCGATTAATGGATATTCCCTTTGATCATATTTATAAGGGGGAGCTGCACATTCACAAACTCATCCATAAGATCGGGCTAACCCTAAGACAAGAATATCACTTGTTGAAAATGGTGCATCAAAGTGAGCAATTAATTTATATAAGATCCCACCTTATTGCCACTACTGAAGTTCTGAAACAGGTAAACCACATGAAGGATGTGATCGAGATGAACGGCCATTTTAAAAATTTTGATCCTTTGGATTTTAAGGATTTTAAAATTTAA
- the lysA gene encoding diaminopimelate decarboxylase: MKHSDLLDIAKTFGDPVYVYDSEKIISQFNRLTKAFKGVKHLQLNYAAKALSNVTILRLMNSLGSGLDTVSIQEVKLGLLAGFKPESIIYTPNGVSLEEIEEVAALGARINIDNLSILEQFGSKHPDIPVCIRINPHVMAGGNSNISVGHIDSKFGISIHQIPHLLRIVDLTKMNINGIHMHTGSDILDIDVFLYASEILFDTAKNFKDLDFIDFGSGFKVPYKEGDIETNIEELGQKLTEKFNDFCKEYGKELTLAFEPGKFLVSEAGYFLAKVNVVKQTTSTVFASIDSGFNHLIRPMLYGATHTILNISNPKGRERYYSVVGYICETDTFASNRRINEISEGDILCFKNAGAYCYTMASNYNSRFRPAEVLWHDGKAVLIRERETFDDLIRNQVDAKDIFTTKKEKAAVK; encoded by the coding sequence ATGAAGCACTCCGATTTATTAGATATTGCCAAAACATTTGGAGATCCCGTATATGTGTATGATTCAGAAAAGATCATATCCCAGTTCAATAGACTAACAAAGGCCTTTAAGGGTGTTAAGCATTTACAGCTTAACTATGCCGCTAAAGCCTTGTCCAACGTTACCATTCTGAGGTTAATGAATAGTCTGGGCAGTGGTCTGGACACCGTTTCCATACAAGAAGTAAAACTTGGGTTATTGGCGGGCTTTAAACCGGAGTCGATCATTTACACCCCCAATGGTGTTTCCTTGGAAGAAATAGAGGAAGTAGCAGCCTTGGGTGCGCGGATTAATATTGACAACCTCTCTATCTTAGAACAGTTTGGAAGCAAACACCCTGATATTCCAGTATGTATCAGAATCAATCCCCATGTAATGGCAGGAGGCAATTCCAACATATCTGTGGGACATATCGATTCCAAATTTGGAATCAGTATTCATCAAATCCCTCATTTGCTTAGAATTGTTGATCTCACCAAAATGAACATCAACGGAATACACATGCATACGGGGAGTGATATTTTGGATATCGATGTTTTTCTTTATGCTTCAGAAATACTTTTTGATACGGCCAAAAACTTCAAGGATCTCGATTTTATAGATTTCGGAAGTGGATTTAAAGTACCATACAAGGAAGGTGATATTGAGACCAATATAGAAGAACTGGGTCAAAAATTAACTGAAAAGTTCAATGATTTCTGCAAGGAATACGGGAAGGAACTGACCCTGGCTTTTGAACCTGGTAAATTTTTGGTGAGTGAAGCCGGTTATTTCTTAGCGAAGGTAAATGTGGTGAAACAAACCACTTCTACGGTATTCGCTAGTATTGATTCAGGATTCAACCACTTGATACGACCCATGTTATATGGCGCAACCCATACCATTTTGAACATTTCCAATCCAAAAGGGCGGGAACGCTACTATTCTGTAGTGGGCTACATCTGTGAAACGGACACCTTTGCGAGTAATCGTAGGATCAATGAAATATCCGAAGGGGATATCCTTTGCTTTAAAAATGCAGGGGCCTATTGCTATACCATGGCAAGTAACTACAATTCTAGATTTAGGCCGGCCGAAGTATTATGGCACGATGGAAAGGCCGTATTAATTAGGGAACGCGAGACTTTTGACGACCTGATCAGAAACCAAGTAGATGCCAAAGACATCTTCACAACTAAAAAGGAAAAGGCTGCAGTAAAATAA
- a CDS encoding DUF255 domain-containing protein produces the protein MILHKFFNAKFMLVIAIALFSFAVSAQEVEWISWETAVKKSQTDKKPKKIFIDVYTDWCGWCKKMDKDTFQNPEVASYMAKTFYMVKMDGEGKDPIEFKGKTYKFVPQGRNGYHEFAAALMQGKLSYPTTIFLDEQLNMLSPVPGYQKPGPFLNIAQYFGDNIYKEKDWKTYTGQSK, from the coding sequence ATGATCTTACATAAATTCTTTAATGCAAAATTCATGCTAGTCATTGCTATAGCATTGTTTTCATTTGCTGTATCTGCACAGGAAGTGGAATGGATTTCATGGGAAACAGCGGTAAAGAAGTCTCAAACCGATAAAAAACCTAAGAAAATCTTTATAGATGTCTATACCGATTGGTGTGGATGGTGCAAAAAGATGGACAAGGATACCTTTCAGAATCCTGAGGTTGCGTCCTATATGGCGAAGACCTTTTATATGGTAAAAATGGACGGTGAGGGAAAAGATCCCATCGAATTTAAAGGCAAAACCTATAAGTTTGTACCACAGGGAAGAAACGGATACCATGAATTTGCAGCCGCTTTAATGCAGGGCAAACTAAGTTATCCCACTACCATATTTTTGGATGAACAATTAAATATGTTATCACCAGTTCCAGGATACCAAAAACCGGGACCCTTTTTAAACATCGCCCAATATTTTGGGGATAATATTTATAAGGAAAAAGACTGGAAGACCTATACGGGTCAGAGCAAATAA